In Laspinema palackyanum D2c, the genomic stretch GGGATGAAACTGCCGAAAATCCCTGAAAAAGGGGAAAGCCGGTTTAGGGACGGTTCCCTCAAAACCAGCTTTCCTCTGCTTAGTCTAACCGGGCGATTTTCTCTCCCTTATTGAGATAAATTGCGATGGGTGAATGGTTTTGCCTCGGGACCGGAATAGGTTGCCACTATTTGACCATTTCCGACTAATTGATATTTGTAAGTGACTAATCCTTCCAGTCCAACGGGCCCTCGGGGCGGCATTTTTTGGGTACTAATTCCGACTTCGGCCCCGAAACCGTAGCGGAATCCATCAGCAAAGCGGGTGGAACAATTATGGAAGACTCCGGCAGAGGCAACTTGAGACAGAAACAGATCTGCAGCGGATTGTTCTTCGGTGACGATCGCATCGGTATGACCCGATCCATAACTGTTGATATGAGAAATTGCCTCTTCTAAAGAATGGACTACTTTAATCGATAAAATCAAATCCGTATATTCAGTTTTCCAATCCTCTTCTGTTGCCGGTTCCCAATCCTTCAAATTGGCGGTATTTTTCAGGATATCTTGACTTTTATCATCCAAGCGTAATTGCACCTGACGTCCTTGGAGTGCAGCAGCAACTTGGGGTAAAAATTCTGGGGCGACTGCCTCATGAACCAGCAAGGTTTCGATCGCATTGCAAGCTGCCGGATACTGAGTTTTAGAATCCACGGCGATCGTCACCGCTTTTTCCATCTCTGCCGAGGCATCCACATAGAGATGACAAATTCCCTCCGCATGACCCAGGACCGGAATGCGCGTATTGTCCTGGACAAAGCGCACAAAATCATTCGACCCTCGGGGGACAATTAAATCTACAAAATCATCTAATTTTAATAACGCTAACGTTTCTTCCCTCGTCGTTAACAACTGTACCACATCCGGATCAACCTCCGTCTGGGCTAACCCTTGGCGAATCGCTTTGACAATGGCTGCACAAGAATTATTGGCCTCTTTCCCTCCTTTTAAAATCACCCCATTGCCGGATTTAATTGCCAGGGCGGAAATTTGAATCGCCGCCTCGGGACGGGCTTCAAAAATCACCGCAACTACCCCCAATGGTACAGAAACTCGCTTGAGAATTAAGCCATCATCCAGTTCCCGATGAAGCTGAATCTCGCCAACGGGATCCGGGAGTTTGCCCACATCTCGAACTCCGGCAATGGTTGCCTCTAGTTTGGTCCGGTCCATTTTTAGGCGGTTGTAGAGGGGTTTGGAAATGCCTTCCGCTTCGGCAAATTCACAATCTTCCCCATTTGCCCTGACAATGGACGAGGCAGCAGATTGTAAAGCTTGGGCGACTGCCTCGATCGCCTGATTTTTCGCCTCCGTAGAGAGTACCCCCAATTTCCGGGCGGCAATGGCTGTAGATTGAGCAATTGTAACTAAATTGTCCGAACCAATTTGCATCGATGTCATGGTAATTTTATCCCGTAGATTTTCCGGTTAAGACTGTAGTTTTTGACACCCATCCTAGGCCCCAGAATCGGACGGGCGATCGGCACTTCTAAAAGAGGTGATGGATTAATCCCAGACACCTCACGCCTCATCCCCTTGAATAGACGCGATTGAACCCAAGGGTGATGAAAGTTTGACTTTAACCAACGGTCTTAACTTTTTTCATGCTATAGCCAATTCTTTAACTTTTGTGGAGTTTTAGACCAAAAACCCGGACTTGTAGGTTATGACAGAAAGCAGGGAAAACTTTCCCCAGGGCCTTGACAAAATCACCAAGCTTTGGGCGTTTTGAACCTGTTCATTGTGTAATCGTGACATGGAGAGTGTTTATGGCTGAATCCTCTTTCCCGAAAGCGGGCCGTAGCGGTACTACAGGGGTCAAGCTGACCATGACCGGAGTCGGAGGCAATCTCGCCTGGGCTTCCCTGGTGACCATGACCCTTATGTTTGGCATGGTCTTCGTCTTGTGTTTAGGCGTTTCGTTGATTCTTAACAGTGAGAATCCAGGGATGGGCTTAGGAATCGCGATCGCCGCTACCCTCGTCTTTAATATCGTCGCCTTTTTCCTCTCCCCTTGGATTATGGACTTAACCCAGCGGTGGCTATATGGGACTCGCTGGATCGACCTCACCGAACTTGATCGCAAGAGTCCCGAGTCTGCCGCAATTATCCGCCAGATTTGTGCTGACAACAAGCTAAAACAACCGCGTTTGGGGATTATCGATGACCAAAACCCTACCGCCTTTACTTATGGATCTCTCCCCAATAGCGCCCGTTTAGTCGTCAGCGAGGGACTCTTTACCTATCTCGATGATGATGAAGCGGCCACCGTCTACGCCCACGAACTGGGCCATATCGTCCATTGGGACTTTGCGGTGATGACGATCGCCTCCACCCTGGTGCAAATTACCTATTTAATTTATGTGTTTGCCCGTCGGATGGGACGTGGGGGGGAAAAAGCCAAAGATATTGCGGCGCAAGTGGCGATGGTGGCCTATATCTTTTATATAGTGGGAACCTATTTGCTGCTGTACCTCTCGCGAACTCGGGAATATTTTGCCGATCGCTTTGCTGCCGAATCCACCGGCAACCCCAACGCCCTCTCGCGGGCACTGGTTAAAATTGCTTACGGGTTAGTCGAGGAAGGGCAAAAAGCCACAGAACCCAGCCGCTTAGTGGAAGGAACTCGGGCATTAGGCATCTACGACCATAAAGCCGCCACCTCAACAGGCACCACCTACCGGATTTCCAGCAAACCGGACCAAATTGGCCGAGTGTTTCTCTGGGATATGTTTAATCCCTGGGGATGGTGGATGGAGTTGAACTCCACTCACCCCTTAACCGGCAAACGGGTTCGCGCCTTAAGTACCTACGCCGAACAGTTGGGACTAGATATCGAGTTCGATATGGGTCGGATTATGGGAGAAGGCAAGACTCTGAGTAAGAGTAAATTATACGGCAGTTTTGTGGGGGATTTATTCCTCTATACTGCCCCCATAATTGGATTGTTTGCAGGGGCGATCGCCTGGTTAGTCTTACCCCTACCTGGAGGAGACTTTGCGCCTCTCGCCTATCCATTACTGGGCTTAGGAATCGGCCTTTTGGTGAAAACCTTTGTCATGTTTCCCAACTTCGATCGCGCCCCAGAAACCGATATTCTCACCTTAATGGCGGACCCCTACGCCAGTCCCTTACGGGGTAAACCGGCTAAACTCAAAGGCGAACTAATTGGGCGGGGAGATGCTGGATATGCCTTCGGGTCGGATTTGAAACTCCAAGACCCCAGTGGGTTACTATTTCTCCGCTATGCCTCCCGGTTGGGTCCGATTGGCAATTTCCTGTTTGGCATGAAGAAGGTGAACAGCCTGATTGGAATGCAAGTTCATTCCTTGGGTTGGTTCCGACGGGGAGTGGCCCCCTGGATGGATTTGATCCAGTTAGAAACTCAGAATGAGACCCAGGTGAATAGTTATCATCGCTTCTGGTCCTTTTTAATGAGTGGCGGGATGATCATCGGCGGAATCGTTTTACTGTTTATCATTTAATCTGACTAGACTTGGGATTAGCTACAGTCTAAAGTTTGTAGAGACGCGACGTCGCGTCTCTATTTGTTTGAAGAGGTTTAAGATGTCATACGAACGGGAAAAACAAGTTGCCATTGATGCGGCGATCGCGGCTGCTAAACTCTGCCAAGCAGTCCGCCGGGAAATTCCGGTGGCGATGGAAAAAATTGATAAAAGCCCCGTCACGGTGGCAGATTACGGGTCTCAGGCATTGATTTGCAAAGCATTAAATGCAGCATTTCCCGCAGATGCGATCGTGGGGGAAGAAGATGCGACGGATCTGCGAAGCAATGCCGAACAATTGCAAAAAGTGACCCATCATGTTCAGTCCCTGGTCCCAGATGCCACACCGGAACAGGTTGCGGATTGGATTGATTGCGGGAATGGGGAAGTCGGGGGAAGATTTTGGACCCTAGACCCGATTGATGGGACTAAAGGATTTTTGAGACAGGATCAATATGCCGTGGCGATCGCCTTAATTGAAGACAACGAGGTGAAAGTCGGCGTCATGGCTTGTCCCGCCCTCAAGTTAGAATCGGGAGAAGAAGGGGCCTTGTTTGTCGCCGTCCGGGGAGAAGGGGCGACAATGCAGGCAATCTCCGGAGGAACCGTGCGATCGCTGCGAGTGGTTGCCGCTGATGATGTGGAAAATCTGCGGTTTGTAGAAAGCGTAGAAGCCAGTCACGGCGACCAATCCAGGCAAAATGCCGTCGCCAAAGCCGTCGGATTCACCGCCGAATCCCTGCGAATGGATTCCCAAGCCAAATATGGAATTGTCGCATCAGGACAAGCCGCATTATATATGCGTTTACCCTCGCCTAAAACCCCAGACTACCGAGAGAATATCTGGGACCACGCAGCCGGGGCGATCGTTGTCGAAGAAGCTGGAGGGCGTGTTACCGATATGCATGGCAATTCTTTACCCTTTGGCTTATGTAAAAAAATGGTCAACAATCAAGGCATTGTTGTTAGCAATAGCACCATCCACGACACAGTTCTAAAAGCCTTACAAGACTCATAAGTAGCGGCAACCTCAGTTGCGACAACCGCAGGGGGTTTAAACCCCCTGCTAATAGCTAAAGTCGGTTAAAAACCGACTAAAAGCCTTCTGGGTGATGGTTTGAGCTTCCCGACGATGGCCGTTCAATCTATAGTTTTCAGTCGGATTTATCCGACTTTAGCTATTAGGCGGGGGTTTGAACCCCCGACGATGGCCGTTCAATCTATAGTTTGCAGTCGGATTTATCCGACTTTAGCTATTAGGCGGGGGTTTGAACCCCCGACGGTTGTCGCTACACTGTAGCCCCTTGTTTCAGCGCAACCGCCCCGCGAATTCTTTCCAACACAAAGGATTTATCTAAATACGAGAGTAAATTCCCCGCTTTCGGACCACGGGATTTACCCATAAAGGATAAATAAAGCGCCGGAAACGCATTCCCCGGCTTCATCTCCAACCCTTTACTCGTCGAGAAGATAATCGTTTGTAAGGTTTCCCCATCCCAACTCTCTGCCGCTTCTAAATTCTTGGCTAACTCACCCAAATAAGTCACCTGTTCCTCAGTTAACTCTTGAACTTGTTGGGGAATGCTGTCAAAATAAAGCACCAGCTTTTCTTCTTCATCGGCATAATCATCCAGCCACTTTTGTGCTGACTCAATCCGCTGATGGAGAACTTCCCAATCTGCCTCGCTTAACGGTTGTTCGCAGCGTTTTTGGATTTCTTCCTTAATATCCAAATGAGGCACTTGCAGCAGGGAAATTAAGGTACTGAAATCAAAGGGTTGATAGGTTTTGACTTCATCGGTGAGTTGGGAATAAAACAGGGGTTGTAGTTCTTTATCCTGTTTGGGGTCTTCTCCACTTTCCGAGGTAACTCCTTGATATTTCTCGATTAAGGTGTCGTAATCCCGGAACAATCGGGTGGTGGTTTCATAATTTGGGGCGAAATTAATCACCGATTTGGGTTGGGTTCGCAGCATCAAGAAACGCAGCAGTTCCGGTGGCAGCAATTCGGCGATTTCTTTGGCAGCGGAACCGACTCCTTTGGAGGAACTCATTTTGGTCCCATTGACTAAAATAAACTCGTAGGGAGAATGGAAGGGGGGTTGTTTCTGGAGAACTTTGCGACAAATTGCGTTAGCAACATCGCGAGAACCGCCTTTTTGAGAATGGTCTTTTCCGGCGAGTTCGATGGTAACTCCTACGAGTTGCCATTTGGCAACCCATTCCACTTTCCAGGGGAGTTTACCGTTGCCGTCAAAGGGGGAAACCCAGCCGGAATGTCCGCATCCGTTGACATAGTTGGTGGCGTTAGGTTCGCAGGTGTAAAAGACTTCTTTGCCGTTGTAATCGGTGACAACCGTGGTGGCAATTTTTCCGCAGTTTTCGCAGATGACTTGGAAGGGATACCAGTTACTGGGGCGATCGGCTTTACTGACTTCTTTATAGGCTTCCCGAACCAGATGGGAATTTTGTAAGAAGGTATCAATGTAGGGGTTGAGTTGTCCGGTTCGATACAAGTCTCGCAGGTAATAAATCTCCGGTTTTACCCCTAAGTAATCAAAGACTTCTAGGAATTCCCCCATGAAATATTTGGCGTAATCTGTCGCATTATCATCAGGCGAGGGGACGTTACACAGAGGTTGACCCAAATAGGGAGCAAATTTTTCGCGATCGAGATAGCTAGGAACGGTATCAAGGGCGTCATAATCATCAACGCCATACATAAATTTTACGGGCTTACCGGCGTGTTTCAAGGCGCGATAAATGACATCATGGATGATCACACCCCGCAAGGAACCCACATGAACTCGACCCGAAGGGGTTTTTGAATCATTAACGATTTGTTCGCCTTGTGCACTTTCCGCAATTTTGTCAGCCCAAAACATAGCTCAAATTACAATATGAAAA encodes the following:
- a CDS encoding glutamate-5-semialdehyde dehydrogenase — encoded protein: MTSMQIGSDNLVTIAQSTAIAARKLGVLSTEAKNQAIEAVAQALQSAASSIVRANGEDCEFAEAEGISKPLYNRLKMDRTKLEATIAGVRDVGKLPDPVGEIQLHRELDDGLILKRVSVPLGVVAVIFEARPEAAIQISALAIKSGNGVILKGGKEANNSCAAIVKAIRQGLAQTEVDPDVVQLLTTREETLALLKLDDFVDLIVPRGSNDFVRFVQDNTRIPVLGHAEGICHLYVDASAEMEKAVTIAVDSKTQYPAACNAIETLLVHEAVAPEFLPQVAAALQGRQVQLRLDDKSQDILKNTANLKDWEPATEEDWKTEYTDLILSIKVVHSLEEAISHINSYGSGHTDAIVTEEQSAADLFLSQVASAGVFHNCSTRFADGFRYGFGAEVGISTQKMPPRGPVGLEGLVTYKYQLVGNGQIVATYSGPEAKPFTHRNLSQ
- a CDS encoding zinc metalloprotease HtpX — translated: MAESSFPKAGRSGTTGVKLTMTGVGGNLAWASLVTMTLMFGMVFVLCLGVSLILNSENPGMGLGIAIAATLVFNIVAFFLSPWIMDLTQRWLYGTRWIDLTELDRKSPESAAIIRQICADNKLKQPRLGIIDDQNPTAFTYGSLPNSARLVVSEGLFTYLDDDEAATVYAHELGHIVHWDFAVMTIASTLVQITYLIYVFARRMGRGGEKAKDIAAQVAMVAYIFYIVGTYLLLYLSRTREYFADRFAAESTGNPNALSRALVKIAYGLVEEGQKATEPSRLVEGTRALGIYDHKAATSTGTTYRISSKPDQIGRVFLWDMFNPWGWWMELNSTHPLTGKRVRALSTYAEQLGLDIEFDMGRIMGEGKTLSKSKLYGSFVGDLFLYTAPIIGLFAGAIAWLVLPLPGGDFAPLAYPLLGLGIGLLVKTFVMFPNFDRAPETDILTLMADPYASPLRGKPAKLKGELIGRGDAGYAFGSDLKLQDPSGLLFLRYASRLGPIGNFLFGMKKVNSLIGMQVHSLGWFRRGVAPWMDLIQLETQNETQVNSYHRFWSFLMSGGMIIGGIVLLFII
- a CDS encoding 3'(2'),5'-bisphosphate nucleotidase, translated to MSYEREKQVAIDAAIAAAKLCQAVRREIPVAMEKIDKSPVTVADYGSQALICKALNAAFPADAIVGEEDATDLRSNAEQLQKVTHHVQSLVPDATPEQVADWIDCGNGEVGGRFWTLDPIDGTKGFLRQDQYAVAIALIEDNEVKVGVMACPALKLESGEEGALFVAVRGEGATMQAISGGTVRSLRVVAADDVENLRFVESVEASHGDQSRQNAVAKAVGFTAESLRMDSQAKYGIVASGQAALYMRLPSPKTPDYRENIWDHAAGAIVVEEAGGRVTDMHGNSLPFGLCKKMVNNQGIVVSNSTIHDTVLKALQDS
- the lysS gene encoding lysine--tRNA ligase codes for the protein MFWADKIAESAQGEQIVNDSKTPSGRVHVGSLRGVIIHDVIYRALKHAGKPVKFMYGVDDYDALDTVPSYLDREKFAPYLGQPLCNVPSPDDNATDYAKYFMGEFLEVFDYLGVKPEIYYLRDLYRTGQLNPYIDTFLQNSHLVREAYKEVSKADRPSNWYPFQVICENCGKIATTVVTDYNGKEVFYTCEPNATNYVNGCGHSGWVSPFDGNGKLPWKVEWVAKWQLVGVTIELAGKDHSQKGGSRDVANAICRKVLQKQPPFHSPYEFILVNGTKMSSSKGVGSAAKEIAELLPPELLRFLMLRTQPKSVINFAPNYETTTRLFRDYDTLIEKYQGVTSESGEDPKQDKELQPLFYSQLTDEVKTYQPFDFSTLISLLQVPHLDIKEEIQKRCEQPLSEADWEVLHQRIESAQKWLDDYADEEEKLVLYFDSIPQQVQELTEEQVTYLGELAKNLEAAESWDGETLQTIIFSTSKGLEMKPGNAFPALYLSFMGKSRGPKAGNLLSYLDKSFVLERIRGAVALKQGATV